TTGTTTCTTCGACTGACTGGTTTTCCTGGAGGCGATGAAAATGGCGGTCAATTCGCCTGCTTCTTTTAAGAGCGCCTCACATTTCTTCAGAGGTATTATACCTTCTTCAATTAGAAATTCTATCCAAAAAGCTGTTTCATCCGTTTCTTCGATGACAATACCGAGTTTTGAGGAAAAGGCCGCTTTGGAAGGTGCTGCACAAACCGCCCTATAATTGGCTGCAACAGATGTACTGGAGCGGATAAGTTGTTTTTGGACATGCCGACAAAGAGAAGTATCTGGAAGCGAAGAGGCCAATTGTACACAGCGATGGGCAAACTGTTTGGTCCGTCTCTTTAATTCTCCCGCATCCATTCACGCTCCAGCTCCCCCCAATATTCAATAAACACTAATCACTAATCAATAAAAAAGGTGGCCGGGTTTGCCATACACAGCCCCGCTGCCGCTTAGGGCTGCTCGGTTCCCCGCCTGACCCGGTTCACGCGCGGTGCTTGCATGGGACCCGACCACAAAAAAACATTTTTGGAAGAGCCCCTTCCTGGTTCAAGGGCCCTTCTACTATAAAGACCCGACAGCAAAATTTCCACAAAAAACAAGTTTCCCGGAACACTTTTCCGGACTACAA
The Anaerohalosphaeraceae bacterium genome window above contains:
- a CDS encoding four helix bundle protein, translating into MDAGELKRRTKQFAHRCVQLASSLPDTSLCRHVQKQLIRSSTSVAANYRAVCAAPSKAAFSSKLGIVIEETDETAFWIEFLIEEGIIPLKKCEALLKEAGELTAIFIASRKTSQSKKQ